CAGCGTGCACGCTTTTCATCGTTTCCCAGGGCATCTTTAAACCCTCTACGGGCGTGCCCATGGCAGTTTATGTGTATAACTGATTCCCTGAAATCAAGGAAGTCGTACAGGTTCAAGCCATCACTTTGCACCCGCCCGGTATAGGAATCGGGTATCAGATCTTTGATATTTTTCTGATTGCGTGCTCTCATGTAATGAAACGTTACGATATTGAGCTCTGGAGAAAGCGTCTGAACCATATATCCAAGATGACTTTTTCCTTTAGTGGGCTCTATCATAACCTTTATGGTTGATTCATCGATCTGGAAATAGCCACTATTTAAAATCCTGTTCTGCAATGCAGGAACAAGACTGCTTAACCAGAATGCTCCTTTGGAGAACCAGCCGCTAAGAGTAGAATATGGAATATCAAAGTTGCAGTAACGTTTAATCTGTTCCCCAAAGCGGTACAGCGGGTTATGGTCAACACATTTTGTAACAAGCAGCT
Above is a genomic segment from Fibrobacter sp. containing:
- a CDS encoding transposase; protein product: MKYTDATKEIKVLRDENQHLKDRIAWFEKQIFGQKTERYVSNDQQTELPLNVPKKEIEVSQETVTYTRDKVKKHTPHGRDEIPAHLPRIDKKIEPDFDTSGYVKIAEKITEELHYKPAEFYVLRIIRPVLKKNVDGETVICTPGLPNRCIDKGIAGSSLVAQLLVTKCVDHNPLYRFGEQIKRYCNFDIPYSTLSGWFSKGAFWLSSLVPALQNRILNSGYFQIDESTIKVMIEPTKGKSHLGYMVQTLSPELNIVTFHYMRARNQKNIKDLIPDSYTGRVQSDGLNLYDFLDFRESVIHINCHGHARRGFKDALGNDEKRAR